From Patescibacteria group bacterium, the proteins below share one genomic window:
- a CDS encoding type IV secretion system DNA-binding domain-containing protein — MKNNKDITFFAETTFRNIRKKFGIKLDDRRRHIYLIGKTGMGKTVMMENMAIQDIQQGRGIGFVDPHGEAAERLLNFVPSNRINDVVYFNPADLDYPITFNVMEKVSLEHRHLIASGLMGVFKKIWPDVWSARMEYILNNSILALLEYPGSTLLGINRMMADPEYRKKVVEKITDPVIKTFWVNEFARYTQRYEVEATAAIQNKVGQFISAPLVRNIIGQVKSAIDMREIMDEGKILILNLSKGRIGEDNSMLLGALLITKLQLAAMSRVDVPEEQRRDFFLYVDEFQNFATESFVNILSEARKYRLSLTLGHQYIAQMEDSVRDAVFGNVGTLISFRVGAEDAEYLEKEFIPEFSATDLVNLAKYNIYLKLMIDGIAGRPFSAETLLPILKPEKSNREKIIKASRERYGASRSIVEEKISRWLGTSTLPTTPRPATPVLYDAQCFLCKKWTKVIFPPDGTRPVYCKSCLKKIKTSKVSTISLKEAFKKEPTPFLSKKIKKTKRPKRKTVNLEELKKVLEESLKKTKSKTKNQGDKT, encoded by the coding sequence ATGAAAAATAACAAAGATATAACCTTTTTTGCTGAAACAACTTTCCGGAACATAAGGAAAAAGTTTGGCATAAAACTCGATGATCGGCGTCGACATATTTATCTTATTGGGAAAACGGGGATGGGAAAAACAGTAATGATGGAAAATATGGCTATTCAAGATATTCAGCAGGGTAGAGGTATTGGTTTTGTTGATCCCCATGGTGAGGCAGCCGAAAGATTATTAAACTTTGTTCCCTCTAATCGAATTAATGATGTTGTTTATTTTAATCCGGCCGATTTAGACTATCCAATTACCTTCAATGTTATGGAAAAGGTTAGTTTAGAACATAGACATTTGATCGCCTCGGGCCTAATGGGAGTTTTTAAAAAAATCTGGCCAGATGTCTGGTCAGCCAGAATGGAATACATTTTAAATAATTCTATTTTAGCTCTTTTAGAATATCCTGGTTCAACTTTATTAGGGATTAACCGAATGATGGCTGATCCCGAATATCGAAAAAAGGTAGTTGAGAAAATTACTGACCCGGTAATAAAAACTTTTTGGGTTAATGAATTTGCCAGATACACCCAGAGATATGAAGTAGAGGCAACAGCTGCCATCCAAAATAAAGTTGGCCAATTCATCTCTGCCCCCTTAGTTCGAAACATTATTGGCCAGGTTAAGTCAGCTATTGATATGAGAGAAATAATGGATGAAGGGAAAATTCTGATTTTAAACTTGTCTAAAGGAAGAATTGGTGAAGATAATTCAATGCTCTTGGGAGCTCTTTTAATTACAAAATTGCAATTAGCAGCAATGTCAAGGGTGGATGTTCCCGAAGAACAAAGAAGAGATTTCTTTTTGTATGTTGACGAATTTCAGAACTTTGCCACTGAATCCTTTGTTAACATTTTATCTGAGGCAAGAAAATATAGGCTGTCTTTGACTTTAGGGCATCAATATATTGCCCAAATGGAAGATTCAGTTAGAGATGCTGTTTTTGGTAATGTCGGAACTCTCATCTCTTTTAGAGTGGGAGCTGAAGACGCTGAATACTTAGAAAAAGAATTTATTCCCGAGTTTTCGGCTACTGATTTGGTTAATCTGGCAAAATACAACATTTATTTGAAGTTAATGATTGATGGAATAGCAGGCCGTCCATTTTCTGCTGAAACCCTACTTCCTATACTAAAACCAGAAAAATCAAATAGAGAAAAGATTATTAAGGCCTCTAGGGAAAGATATGGAGCCTCAAGGTCAATTGTTGAAGAAAAAATTAGTCGCTGGTTGGGAACTTCAACCCTGCCTACAACTCCCAGACCAGCCACTCCTGTTCTTTACGATGCCCAATGTTTTTTGTGCAAAAAATGGACAAAAGTTATTTTTCCTCCCGATGGAACCAGGCCAGTTTATTGTAAATCTTGTCTTAAGAAAATAAAAACATCAAAAGTTTCAACCATTTCCCTTAAAGAGGCTTTTAAAAAAGAACCCACCCCCTTTTTATCTAAAAAAATAAAAAAAACAAAAAGACCAAAGAGAAAAACCGTTAATTTAGAAGAATTAAAGAAAGTTTTAGAAGAATCTTTAAAGAAAACAAAATCAAAGACAAAAAATCAGGGAGATAAAACTTAG
- the gatA gene encoding Asp-tRNA(Asn)/Glu-tRNA(Gln) amidotransferase subunit GatA produces MELYQLTIPQTHQGLIKKEFSALELTQAFLDRIGKLDKNFFSYLTISKDLAISQAKIIDDLISKEKEIPILAGIPLAVKDNILVENIRATAGSKILENYIAPYDATVIRRLKAQRAVILGKANLDEFAMGSSTEHSAFGPTHNPLDLTRVPGGSSGGPAAAVAGNLCCFALGSDTGGSIRLPASFCGVVGLKPTYGAVSRYGLISMASSLDQIGPIAKTVEEIKIVFGVISGKDEMDSTSVEIPEIRRRKLEIRNLKIGIPKEYFIEGMDPKVEEIIRDSIKKFENLGAKIKEISLPHTKYALATYYIIMPSEVSANLARYDGIKYGLSKEFYGGESKAPAKVKSLLDVYLYSRKEGFGEEVRRRIMLGTYALSAGYYEAYYLRAQKVRTKIKKDFEKAFKTVDVILVPVSPSLPFKLGEKITDPLLMYLSDIFTVSVNLAGLPALSIPVGKVKNLPVGLQIIGKAFEESKILEAGLIFEKI; encoded by the coding sequence ATGGAACTTTACCAACTAACCATTCCCCAGACCCACCAGGGTTTAATAAAAAAGGAATTTTCGGCATTAGAATTAACCCAGGCTTTTTTGGATAGAATTGGAAAATTAGATAAAAATTTTTTTTCCTATTTAACAATAAGCAAAGATTTAGCAATTTCGCAGGCTAAAATCATTGATGATTTAATTTCAAAAGAAAAAGAAATTCCTATTTTAGCTGGAATCCCCCTGGCAGTAAAAGATAATATTTTAGTCGAGAATATAAGAGCTACGGCCGGCTCTAAGATTCTGGAAAACTATATCGCTCCCTATGATGCTACAGTGATAAGAAGACTGAAAGCTCAAAGGGCAGTGATTTTAGGAAAGGCAAACCTGGATGAATTTGCCATGGGTTCATCTACTGAACATTCAGCTTTTGGTCCTACCCATAATCCCCTTGATTTAACTCGAGTTCCCGGAGGTTCTTCGGGAGGACCGGCAGCGGCGGTAGCTGGAAATTTATGTTGTTTTGCCTTAGGATCAGATACCGGAGGTTCAATTAGATTGCCAGCTTCTTTTTGTGGGGTAGTAGGGTTAAAACCAACTTATGGAGCAGTTTCTCGCTATGGCCTAATTTCCATGGCTTCTTCCTTGGACCAAATAGGACCAATCGCAAAAACGGTTGAGGAGATAAAGATAGTTTTTGGGGTAATTTCTGGCAAGGATGAAATGGATTCGACAAGCGTAGAAATACCAGAAATTAGAAGAAGGAAATTAGAAATTAGAAATTTAAAAATTGGCATTCCCAAGGAATATTTTATTGAAGGGATGGATCCAAAAGTTGAAGAAATAATTCGAGATTCAATAAAAAAATTTGAGAATCTAGGGGCAAAAATTAAAGAAATTAGTCTTCCCCATACAAAATACGCTTTGGCTACTTATTATATTATTATGCCATCTGAAGTTTCGGCTAACTTAGCCAGATATGATGGAATAAAATACGGACTATCAAAAGAATTTTATGGAGGGGAGTCAAAAGCTCCAGCAAAAGTTAAAAGCTTATTAGATGTATATTTGTATTCAAGGAAAGAAGGATTTGGAGAGGAAGTTAGACGAAGAATAATGCTTGGCACCTATGCTTTATCTGCTGGTTATTACGAAGCATATTATTTAAGAGCTCAAAAAGTTAGAACTAAGATTAAAAAAGATTTTGAAAAAGCTTTTAAAACTGTCGATGTCATTCTAGTCCCTGTTTCACCCAGCCTTCCTTTCAAACTGGGAGAAAAAATTACTGACCCTCTTTTAATGTATCTCTCTGATATTTTTACGGTTTCAGTCAATTTAGCTGGACTACCGGCCCTTTCTATTCCTGTGGGTAAGGTTAAGAATCTTCCAGTTGGTTTACAAATCATTGGAAAGGCTTTTGAGGAGAGTAAAATCTTAGAGGCAGGTCTAATCTTTGAAAAAATATGA
- the gatC gene encoding Asp-tRNA(Asn)/Glu-tRNA(Gln) amidotransferase subunit GatC — translation MISKKEVKHIAKLARLGITESEEEKFQKELSSILDYFTSLKEVNVEGVEPTFHVLPKKEEIMRKDERKKQPIEKVNKLIEMAPEKKKRYIRVKSVL, via the coding sequence ATGATTTCAAAAAAGGAAGTAAAACACATTGCCAAACTGGCTAGATTAGGAATTACTGAATCAGAAGAAGAAAAATTTCAAAAAGAACTTTCTTCAATTTTAGATTATTTTACCTCTTTAAAAGAAGTTAACGTAGAGGGGGTTGAGCCGACCTTTCATGTTTTACCAAAAAAAGAAGAGATAATGAGGAAGGATGAACGAAAAAAGCAACCGATAGAAAAAGTCAATAAATTAATTGAAATGGCTCCTGAAAAGAAAAAAAGATATATTCGGGTAAAGTCAGTATTGTAA
- a CDS encoding rod shape-determining protein: MLKKLFSFLSQDIAIDLGTANSLVYVRGRGIVISEPSVVAINQKTGQILAIGEEAKKMVGRTPAHIVATRPLVSGVISDFEVTEQMLRYFIEKVRQRKFILSLRPRVIVGVPCGVTEVEKKAVQDAAKNAGAGKVFLIEEPMAAAIGARLPIQEAGGNFIVDIGGGTTEVAVISLGGIVIAKSLRIAGDKLNKDIIHFAREEYKLLLGERMAETIKIGIGSAYPLKEKKEMAMRGRNLVTGLPEEILVSDENIRKALEKSVRRIVTEIKNTVEETPPELLSDIMSGGIHLVGGGSLLRGLDILVAKETKILTKIIDDPMTAMVRGAGMVLENLDELQEVLIETEYLELPK, from the coding sequence ATGTTAAAAAAACTTTTTTCTTTCCTTTCTCAAGACATTGCTATTGATTTAGGAACAGCAAATTCTTTAGTTTACGTTCGAGGTCGGGGAATAGTTATTTCTGAACCCTCAGTAGTGGCCATTAATCAAAAAACCGGCCAGATTTTAGCAATAGGGGAAGAGGCCAAAAAAATGGTTGGTCGAACCCCTGCTCATATTGTAGCTACCAGACCCCTTGTTTCAGGGGTAATTTCTGATTTTGAGGTAACCGAACAAATGCTGCGGTATTTTATTGAGAAGGTTCGACAAAGAAAATTTATTTTGAGTCTTAGGCCCCGGGTGATTGTTGGTGTTCCCTGTGGAGTTACTGAGGTGGAAAAAAAAGCAGTTCAAGATGCCGCCAAAAATGCCGGAGCGGGAAAAGTTTTTTTAATTGAAGAACCAATGGCAGCAGCGATTGGGGCAAGATTACCAATTCAGGAAGCAGGAGGGAATTTTATTGTCGACATTGGGGGAGGAACAACTGAAGTAGCAGTAATTTCCCTTGGTGGAATTGTTATAGCCAAGAGTCTTAGAATAGCCGGGGATAAACTTAATAAAGACATAATTCATTTTGCTCGGGAGGAATATAAACTTCTTTTAGGGGAAAGAATGGCTGAGACAATTAAAATTGGTATTGGTTCTGCCTATCCTTTAAAAGAAAAAAAGGAAATGGCCATGAGAGGAAGAAATTTAGTTACCGGTTTACCTGAGGAAATTTTAGTTTCTGATGAAAATATTAGAAAAGCCTTAGAAAAATCGGTAAGACGAATTGTTACTGAAATTAAAAACACAGTGGAGGAAACTCCCCCCGAACTCTTATCTGACATTATGTCCGGAGGAATTCATCTGGTTGGTGGAGGAAGCCTTCTTCGGGGATTAGACATCTTAGTTGCTAAAGAAACAAAAATTCTAACTAAAATTATTGATGATCCTATGACAGCAATGGTTAGGGGGGCAGGAATGGTTTTAGAAAATCTTGATGAATTACAGGAAGTATTGATTGAAACAGAATACTTAGAACTCCCAAAATAG
- the proS gene encoding proline--tRNA ligase produces MRQSQLFYKTKKELPKEAKTISHKLLTRADFIAQLASGIYSFLPLGWRVHRKIKKIIREEMEEISGQEVFLPTLQPKELWQRTNRWQNMQPPLFKLKDRHKAEFALGPTAEEVITEIAKSRIQSYKDLPLYLYQFQNKFRNEMRSTGGLLRTREFIMKDLYSFHSSEKDLRNFFDKVVKVYSRIFRRCGLRAEISEASGGTFTEFETYEFQVPAEVGEDKVIFCPKCNFAVNLEVAKVKKGNPCPECKTKLEKINTIEIGHTFNLGTKYAKALGLYFVDKDGKKQLVKMGCYGIGLGRLIGTIVEIHHDEKGIIWSKEVAPFSLHLIQIENTKKVRKIAERLYKNLRKSNFEVLYDDRKNVTPGEKLVEADLIGIPQRLVVSEKTLSKNRVEIKKRSEKKARLIKISQLMKIIC; encoded by the coding sequence ATGCGCCAATCTCAACTTTTTTATAAAACTAAAAAGGAATTACCAAAAGAAGCCAAAACTATTTCCCATAAACTTTTAACTAGGGCTGATTTTATTGCCCAGTTAGCCTCAGGAATTTATAGTTTTTTACCTTTGGGATGGAGAGTTCATCGAAAAATCAAGAAGATAATTCGGGAAGAGATGGAGGAAATTTCTGGTCAGGAAGTATTTTTGCCTACGCTCCAACCAAAAGAGCTTTGGCAGAGAACAAATCGTTGGCAAAATATGCAGCCCCCTCTTTTTAAACTTAAAGATAGACACAAGGCTGAATTTGCCCTCGGCCCAACCGCCGAAGAAGTAATTACTGAAATTGCCAAATCTCGGATTCAATCCTATAAAGATTTACCTTTATATCTTTATCAATTTCAAAATAAATTTAGAAATGAAATGAGGTCTACTGGTGGGCTTCTACGAACCAGGGAATTTATAATGAAAGATCTCTATAGTTTTCATAGTTCAGAAAAAGATTTAAGAAATTTCTTTGATAAAGTAGTTAAAGTTTATTCGAGAATTTTCAGAAGATGTGGCTTGAGGGCTGAAATTTCTGAGGCTTCGGGAGGAACTTTTACCGAATTTGAGACTTATGAATTTCAGGTCCCAGCCGAGGTAGGAGAAGATAAAGTGATTTTTTGTCCAAAATGCAATTTCGCAGTTAATTTAGAGGTAGCCAAAGTAAAGAAGGGAAACCCTTGTCCTGAGTGTAAAACAAAATTAGAAAAAATAAATACAATTGAGATAGGGCATACCTTTAACTTGGGAACTAAATATGCAAAAGCCCTAGGTCTTTATTTTGTGGATAAAGATGGCAAAAAACAATTAGTAAAAATGGGATGCTATGGGATTGGCTTGGGCCGTTTAATTGGAACAATTGTTGAGATTCATCATGATGAGAAAGGAATTATCTGGTCAAAAGAAGTAGCTCCTTTCTCTCTCCACTTGATTCAAATTGAAAATACAAAAAAAGTAAGAAAAATAGCTGAGAGATTATATAAAAATTTGAGAAAATCGAATTTTGAAGTATTATATGATGATAGAAAGAATGTTACCCCCGGAGAAAAGCTTGTCGAGGCTGATTTGATTGGAATACCCCAGAGATTAGTAGTAAGTGAAAAAACTTTATCTAAAAATAGAGTGGAGATAAAAAAGCGTAGCGAAAAAAAGGCAAGATTGATAAAAATAAGTCAACTAATGAAAATTATATGTTAA
- a CDS encoding site-2 protease family protein — MVFNILIIIFSLVFLLALHEFGHFILAKKFGVKVEEFGIGIPPRILKKKIGETIYSLNLLPIGAFVKLYGEEERIKEPTSFSGKPIWQRTLIVIGGVVTFWIISAILLTIIAGIWGLPIAVEDESNHNLIDSKIQIIKIASGSPAEVAGLRSGDTILKLVRNDQELKTDKVKEVIEFTQAHKGEEITLAIQRGKEIFEVSLVPRVSPPEGEGPMGVALIRTALKLYPWSKAPIQGILLTAKTTISIPYLFGDILKKAIRGERVEEVEFKGLVGISRLMVGELQKGINYFLSSLAMISIFLAFFNILPIPALDGGRLLFLGIEKIRGRPLNQKIEQRINTIFFALLIALMIWVTIKDIQAILKNAPISTFL, encoded by the coding sequence ATGGTTTTTAACATCCTTATTATTATTTTTAGCCTCGTTTTTTTACTTGCCCTACATGAGTTTGGCCACTTTATTTTAGCCAAGAAATTTGGAGTAAAAGTTGAGGAATTTGGAATCGGTATCCCGCCAAGAATTTTAAAGAAAAAGATAGGAGAGACAATTTATTCTTTGAATCTTTTGCCTATTGGGGCCTTTGTTAAGCTTTATGGTGAAGAAGAGCGGATTAAAGAACCCACAAGTTTTAGTGGAAAACCAATCTGGCAGAGAACCTTAATTGTTATCGGGGGAGTAGTTACTTTTTGGATAATTTCTGCCATTTTATTAACTATTATTGCTGGAATTTGGGGGTTACCAATAGCAGTGGAAGATGAGTCAAATCATAATTTAATTGATTCTAAAATTCAGATTATTAAGATTGCTTCTGGTTCCCCAGCCGAAGTTGCCGGCCTGAGATCTGGCGACACTATTTTAAAACTTGTGAGAAATGATCAAGAATTAAAAACTGATAAAGTAAAAGAGGTGATTGAATTTACTCAGGCCCATAAGGGAGAAGAAATTACTCTAGCTATTCAAAGAGGGAAAGAAATCTTTGAGGTCTCCTTGGTTCCGCGAGTTTCTCCTCCGGAAGGGGAGGGGCCAATGGGGGTGGCTTTAATTAGAACTGCTTTAAAACTTTATCCCTGGTCCAAGGCCCCGATTCAGGGAATTTTACTTACAGCCAAGACTACTATTTCAATACCCTATCTTTTTGGCGATATCCTGAAAAAGGCAATCCGAGGTGAAAGAGTGGAAGAAGTTGAATTTAAGGGCCTTGTTGGTATTAGTCGATTAATGGTTGGAGAACTCCAAAAAGGGATAAACTATTTTCTATCTTCCCTTGCAATGATTTCTATTTTCCTTGCTTTTTTTAACATTTTGCCTATTCCAGCATTAGACGGAGGAAGACTTCTCTTTTTGGGGATTGAGAAAATTAGGGGAAGACCGTTAAATCAAAAGATTGAGCAAAGAATTAATACTATCTTTTTTGCTTTATTAATTGCTTTAATGATTTGGGTAACAATAAAAGATATCCAGGCTATTTTAAAAAATGCGCCAATCTCAACTTTTTTATAA
- the frr gene encoding ribosome recycling factor encodes MNTHKEILERIKPELDKTIDFLERELAKIRTTRASPSLVENIQVDCFGQKLPLKQLGAIFSPGPRKIIIQPWDKSYLEGIVKAISRSPLGVAPIVDRESIRISLPPLSEEYRKNLLKILSEKQEECKKTIRHWRGKAWDEIQDKFSEGEIREDDKFRAKDELQKLVDDYNEKVKEIGEKKRKEILEE; translated from the coding sequence ATGAATACTCATAAAGAAATTTTAGAAAGAATTAAACCTGAGTTAGATAAAACCATTGATTTTTTAGAGAGGGAATTGGCTAAGATTCGCACCACCCGGGCTTCCCCTTCTTTAGTTGAAAATATTCAAGTTGATTGTTTTGGCCAAAAACTCCCCTTAAAGCAACTTGGGGCAATTTTTTCTCCTGGACCTCGGAAAATTATCATTCAGCCTTGGGATAAATCATATCTTGAAGGAATAGTAAAAGCAATTTCTCGGTCCCCATTAGGAGTGGCTCCAATTGTAGATAGAGAGTCGATTCGAATTTCTCTCCCACCTCTAAGCGAAGAATATAGAAAGAATTTGCTTAAGATTTTGTCGGAAAAACAAGAAGAATGTAAAAAAACTATTAGACATTGGAGAGGAAAAGCTTGGGATGAAATTCAAGATAAATTTAGTGAGGGAGAAATTAGAGAGGACGATAAATTTCGAGCCAAGGATGAACTTCAGAAATTGGTTGACGATTATAATGAAAAAGTTAAAGAAATTGGGGAAAAGAAAAGAAAGGAGATATTAGAAGAATAG
- a CDS encoding rod shape-determining protein, which yields MFLRKIGIDLGTCNSVIFIPKKGIVLREPSVVAVTLSENKILAVGQEAKEMLGRTPDTLRVYRPLKDGVIADYRVTQAMLRYFIDKAMGYFRFLKPELLIGVPAGITSTERRAVIEAGMTSGAKAVYLAKEPILAAIGAGIPINSCSGHLIIDIGGGTSEVALISLGGIVCWHSIRIAGDKMDLAISDYIKQKYNLAIGEQTAEEIKIKIGTALPEKEEKSFEVRGRDLILGLPKTIKISSNEVCEAISDVLTGITQAVKMVLRDAPPELSADIMDKGMVLAGGGALLRNIDEKISQSTGVPCFLAEEPILCVAKGTGIVLKNLEVYKKSVLAKK from the coding sequence ATGTTTTTAAGAAAAATCGGTATTGATCTTGGAACCTGCAATTCGGTAATTTTTATTCCTAAGAAGGGAATCGTCTTGCGAGAGCCCTCAGTAGTAGCGGTAACCCTTTCTGAGAATAAAATTTTGGCAGTGGGTCAAGAGGCCAAAGAAATGCTTGGTCGGACCCCCGATACCTTAAGAGTTTATCGACCTCTCAAAGATGGAGTGATTGCTGACTATCGAGTGACCCAGGCGATGCTAAGATATTTTATTGATAAAGCCATGGGATATTTTCGATTTTTAAAACCAGAACTATTGATTGGGGTACCAGCTGGAATTACTTCTACTGAAAGAAGAGCAGTAATTGAGGCCGGGATGACTTCCGGCGCTAAGGCGGTTTATTTAGCTAAGGAACCAATTTTAGCTGCTATTGGTGCCGGTATTCCTATTAATTCTTGCTCAGGTCATTTGATTATTGATATTGGCGGCGGAACCTCAGAAGTAGCCTTAATTTCTCTTGGAGGAATAGTTTGCTGGCATTCAATTAGGATAGCCGGAGATAAAATGGATCTCGCTATTTCAGACTATATTAAGCAAAAATATAATTTAGCCATTGGAGAGCAGACAGCTGAAGAAATAAAAATAAAAATTGGGACAGCTTTACCAGAAAAAGAAGAAAAATCTTTTGAAGTTCGGGGCAGAGATTTGATTTTAGGACTACCAAAAACCATTAAGATTTCCTCTAATGAGGTTTGTGAAGCAATTTCCGATGTTTTAACAGGAATTACTCAGGCGGTGAAGATGGTTTTGAGAGATGCTCCACCTGAGCTATCGGCTGATATAATGGATAAGGGAATGGTTCTTGCAGGTGGTGGGGCCCTGCTCAGAAATATCGATGAGAAAATTTCTCAAAGCACTGGCGTTCCCTGCTTTTTAGCTGAAGAACCGATACTCTGCGTTGCTAAAGGAACAGGAATAGTATTGAAAAACTTGGAGGTTTACAAAAAAAGTGTATTGGCAAAAAAATGA
- the murA gene encoding UDP-N-acetylglucosamine 1-carboxyvinyltransferase — protein sequence MPEKFIIKGGNSLEGVVEIPGYKNAAGACLAAALLTDEEVIIDNLPLVEDIFKMLKILESMGVEITWLNERKVKIKAGSKTDPEKMTQGPITETRVSVLLIGSLLSRFGKFKISHPGGDRIGVRPITTHLKALKKLGTDIKNEGDFYSFNGKNLESKEIILKEFSVTATENLMMAAARLPEKTIIKGAAAEPQVQDLGEFLRKMGVKIDGLGTHTIFVEGTEKLEGTYHKIIPDLLEAGTFIVAGAVTPGEIEIKNIIPEHLDIFLDKLEEIGVNFERGEDFVRVGDFSQNLKATRVQAFPYPGFQTDLLPIIAPLLTQAKGKSLVHDPLYENRFNFIQELKKMGADIEIVDPHRAFVFGKTSLRGRKIESWDIRAGASLIIAGLIAKGQTTIENIYQIDRGYEKIEQRLQKLGADIKRVKT from the coding sequence ATGCCAGAGAAATTTATTATTAAAGGTGGTAATTCTTTAGAAGGAGTTGTTGAGATACCAGGCTATAAAAATGCAGCTGGGGCTTGCTTAGCAGCTGCCTTATTAACTGATGAAGAAGTTATCATTGATAACCTGCCTTTGGTTGAGGACATCTTTAAAATGTTGAAAATTTTAGAAAGCATGGGAGTTGAAATTACCTGGTTAAATGAGAGAAAGGTAAAAATTAAAGCAGGCTCAAAAACAGATCCAGAAAAAATGACTCAAGGTCCTATAACTGAAACAAGAGTTTCAGTTTTGTTAATTGGTAGTCTGCTTTCTAGATTTGGAAAGTTTAAAATTTCTCATCCCGGAGGAGACAGAATTGGGGTAAGGCCAATTACTACTCATCTCAAAGCTCTTAAAAAACTGGGTACAGATATTAAAAATGAAGGTGATTTTTATTCTTTTAATGGAAAAAATCTCGAAAGCAAAGAAATTATTCTTAAAGAATTTAGTGTTACAGCTACTGAAAATTTAATGATGGCCGCAGCCAGATTACCAGAGAAAACAATTATTAAAGGGGCGGCAGCTGAACCTCAGGTCCAAGATTTAGGAGAATTTCTTAGAAAAATGGGAGTTAAAATTGATGGATTGGGGACTCATACAATTTTTGTTGAAGGTACTGAAAAGTTAGAAGGCACCTATCATAAAATTATCCCTGACCTCTTAGAAGCTGGAACATTTATTGTTGCTGGAGCAGTAACTCCAGGGGAAATTGAAATCAAAAATATAATTCCTGAGCATTTAGATATCTTTTTAGATAAATTAGAGGAAATTGGGGTTAATTTTGAAAGAGGTGAAGATTTTGTGAGGGTTGGCGATTTTTCGCAGAATTTAAAGGCTACCCGAGTTCAGGCCTTTCCTTATCCTGGTTTTCAAACTGATTTGCTTCCAATTATTGCTCCTCTTTTAACCCAGGCTAAAGGAAAGAGTTTAGTTCATGACCCCCTTTATGAAAATCGATTTAATTTCATTCAAGAATTAAAAAAAATGGGAGCAGATATAGAGATTGTTGATCCCCACCGAGCTTTTGTTTTTGGGAAGACTTCTCTGCGAGGTCGAAAAATCGAAAGTTGGGACATTCGAGCCGGAGCCTCTTTAATTATCGCCGGTTTAATTGCCAAAGGCCAGACTACTATTGAAAATATTTATCAGATAGATAGGGGATATGAGAAAATAGAGCAAAGATTACAAAAATTAGGAGCAGATATAAAAAGAGTTAAAACCTAA